AGGCCATTGTTGTTGCCACGCTCGGCACCGGCGAGGACGAGCAGTATGTCGACAGCCTGACGGGGACCTACAAGGCCACCTTCATGCTGCACTACAACTTCCCTCCCTACTCGGTTGGTGAAACCGGCCGCACAGGTTCGCCCGGCCGCCGCGAAATCGGCCATGGCAAGCTCGCATGGCGCGCCATCCACCCGATGATGCCGTCTGCCGACCAGTTCCCCTACACCCTGCGCGTGGTCTCCGAGATCACCGAATCCAACGGCTCCTCGTCGATGGCCACCGTTTGCGGCACATCGCTGGCGCTGATGGATGCCGGCGTGCCGCTGGCCAAGCCGGTTGCCGGTATCGCCATGGGCCTGATCAAGGAAGACGACCGTTACGCGGTTCTCTCCGACATCCTCGGTGATGAAGATCACCTCGGCGACATGGACTTCAAGGTCGCCGGCACCGCCGACGGCATCACCGCGCTGCAGATGGACATCAAGATCGATGGCATCACCGAAGAGATCATGAAGGTCGCTCTCGGCCAGGCCAAGGACGGCCGTCTGCATATCCTCGGTGAAATGAGCAACGCACTTACTGAAAGCCGTGGCCAGCTGGGCGAATTCGCCCCGCGCATCGAAGTCATGAACATCCCGGTCGACAAGATCCGTGACGTGATTGGCACCGGCGGCAAGATCATCCGCGAAATCGTTGAAAAGACCGGCGCCAAGATCAACATCGACGACGACGGCACCATCAAGATCGCCTCGTCCTCGGGCAAGGAAATCGAGGCCGCTAAGAAGTGGATCCACTCGATCGTTGCCGAGCCTGAAGTGGGCGTGATCTATGAAGGCACGGTCGTCAAGGTTGCCGATTTCGGCGCCTTCGTGAACTTCTTCGGTCCTAAGGACGGTCTCGTCCACATCTCGCAGCTGGCTGCCGAACGCGTCGCCAAGACCGGCGATGTGGTCAAGGAAGGCCAGAAGGTCTGGGTCAAGCTGTTGGGCTTTGACGAACGCGGCAAGGTCCGCCTGTCGATGAAGGTCGTTGACCAGGAAACCGGCAAGGAAGTCGAAGGCGGCGA
This DNA window, taken from Hoeflea algicola, encodes the following:
- the pnp gene encoding polyribonucleotide nucleotidyltransferase codes for the protein MFDTHKVEIEWGGRPLTLETGKVARQADGAVIATYGETVVLATVVSQKTPTPGRDFFPLTVNYQEKTYAAGKIPGGYFKREGRPSENETLTSRLIDRPIRPLFPDGYKNDTQIIITVLQHDLENNPDILAMVATSAALTISGVPFMGPIAGARVGYINGQYVLNPHVDEMPESALDLIVAGTSEAVLMVESEAKELGEEVMLGAVMFGHEGFQPVINAIIQLAEAAAKEPRDFTAPDHSALEAEMLGVAEAGLRDAYKIIDKAERYNAVDAVKAKVKEHFAPAEGEEPRFSSDDIGTVFKSLQAKIVRWNILDTKSRIDGRDLSTVRSIASEVGLLPRTHGSALFTRGETQAIVVATLGTGEDEQYVDSLTGTYKATFMLHYNFPPYSVGETGRTGSPGRREIGHGKLAWRAIHPMMPSADQFPYTLRVVSEITESNGSSSMATVCGTSLALMDAGVPLAKPVAGIAMGLIKEDDRYAVLSDILGDEDHLGDMDFKVAGTADGITALQMDIKIDGITEEIMKVALGQAKDGRLHILGEMSNALTESRGQLGEFAPRIEVMNIPVDKIRDVIGTGGKIIREIVEKTGAKINIDDDGTIKIASSSGKEIEAAKKWIHSIVAEPEVGVIYEGTVVKVADFGAFVNFFGPKDGLVHISQLAAERVAKTGDVVKEGQKVWVKLLGFDERGKVRLSMKVVDQETGKEVEGGE